In Paracoccus sp. SCSIO 75233, the genomic window CGACCAGAACGGTCGCCAGCAGTTTTTCGAGGCCATCGGCTCCGGCATGGGAGCGCTGTCAGCCCTTGGCGTGGAAGCGATCGCCTTGGGTGAGACAGACGCCGCGATCCTTCATGCCCCGTCACAAAAATTCTTCGCGATCTGGCGTGCGCCCGACGCGGCGTCGATCACCGCCCTTGTGTCAGGCATCGCCGCTTCGGGATGGCATGACTATTTCGACACGATCAACGCAACCGGCCCCGGCGTCGATCTGGACGGCCATCTTGCGCAGCTCGCGGCACTGTAGCCGTCGCCTGTCGCAAAAATCCAAAAACCCGCGACAACCGGCGCTACCGTCAAATTCGATGACCCTACTGGAGCCGTTCGGCAATCCATAGCTTGATTAGCGATTGCCGCGTCACGCCCAAGTGCCGAGCCTGCTTGTCGAGGCCCTCGACGACCCACGCCGGAAAATCCACGTTCACGCGCTTGGGTTGGTCGTTCGGACGCCGCGCCTGGGACCAGTCGATTGCATCGCTCACGTTCTCATCGGTGTCGAATTTCTTATCGAACTCAGTTGCCTTCATAGTAGCTGATCTCCTCTTTTCGGGCGCGGCGCACCGAGATGATCCGCACCGCATTACCTCGCGGCGTCCAGACGGCTGCCCAGTGCTTGCCCTCGATCTTCCCAATCGAGATGAGCCGCGGTTCATCCTCGGTCTTGGCGGGCGCTTCGAGCATCCACGGGTCATCCCAAAGAGCCTGTGCCTGATCGAAGTCGATGCCATGCTTCGACAGATTCGAGGCACTTTTGGCGGGGTCATACTCAAAATCCATGCGTAAATATGGTATAGTAATTATCCATTTTCAAGCATGGTTCTGCGTGATCACCGCCGCCAGCCCGACCCTCCGATATTCGGAGGTCTCCGGTCCGAGCTGGCTCCGCGCATCATTCCGACCGGCCCCCAAGTGGCAGGGGCTGGATAGTGCGCAGCCGCCCCTTGGGCGGCTTCCGGCGGGAGGTCCAGGAGGGGCTCTGATGATGGGTTGGGTAGCCCCTCCTGACGGCACTTGTGCCAGATTGATCCGGACAGGATCAGGAGGAATTGGCTATGAAGGAAGTCTCGATCATCGGCGTTGACCTGGCGAAGCAGGTCTTTCAACTGCACGGAGCGACAGCGGAAGGCGAAGTCGTGTTTCGCAAGAAGCTGTCGCGCAAACAGTTTCTTGCGTTCATGCAGAGGCACCCCGGATGTCTCGTTGCCATGGAAGCCTGCGCGACAGCTCATTATTGGGCGCGGACGTTGGCGCCGATCGGGCACGAGGTGCGCCTGATCGCCCCGAAGTTCGTCAAGCCGTATTTGAAGAACCAGAAGAACGACATGGCGGATGCCGAGGCCATCGCGGAGGCGGCCAGTCGACCGACCATGCGTTTCGTCGAGGTGAAGACACCGGAGCAGCAGGGTCTCGGCATGATCTTTCGGCTGCGTAATCTTCTGGTCGGGCAACGGACGCAGACAATCAACGCCTTGCGCGGACATCTCGCCGAGTTCGGGCTCATCGCCGGCAAGGGGCGCGAGAACATCGACAAACTGCGGGCCGCTCTGGAACCGGGCCACGATGGGACGAAAGACCTCCCTCCGGCCGTTCATCATATGGCACAGCTCTGCTTCGACCAGATTGATGACCTGTCCCGACGGATCGCCGAACTTGACGCACAGATCGCGGCGGCGAGCAAGCGGTCGCCTTTCTCTGCCCGGCTGCAGAAGATGCCCGGGGTTGGCCCGGTTACGGCGATGGCATTGGCCGCTTTCGCCCCGCCTATGGAGACGTTCCGTCAGGGGCGTGATTTTTCGGCCTGGCTTGGCCTCGTTCCACGACAACATTCCAGCGGTGGCAAGCA contains:
- a CDS encoding DUF6616 family protein, which encodes MAHYLAELYSPKPAWLALDQNGRQQFFEAIGSGMGALSALGVEAIALGETDAAILHAPSQKFFAIWRAPDAASITALVSGIAASGWHDYFDTINATGPGVDLDGHLAQLAAL
- a CDS encoding BrnT family toxin, whose amino-acid sequence is MDFEYDPAKSASNLSKHGIDFDQAQALWDDPWMLEAPAKTEDEPRLISIGKIEGKHWAAVWTPRGNAVRIISVRRARKEEISYYEGN
- a CDS encoding IS110 family transposase, coding for MKEVSIIGVDLAKQVFQLHGATAEGEVVFRKKLSRKQFLAFMQRHPGCLVAMEACATAHYWARTLAPIGHEVRLIAPKFVKPYLKNQKNDMADAEAIAEAASRPTMRFVEVKTPEQQGLGMIFRLRNLLVGQRTQTINALRGHLAEFGLIAGKGRENIDKLRAALEPGHDGTKDLPPAVHHMAQLCFDQIDDLSRRIAELDAQIAAASKRSPFSARLQKMPGVGPVTAMALAAFAPPMETFRQGRDFSAWLGLVPRQHSSGGKQRLGRTSKSGQRDIRRLLIIGAMAVISGAKIKPPAENSWLGRMLARKPRMLAAIALANKMARMLWAMITKDEEFRGGPLMAN